In one Punica granatum isolate Tunisia-2019 unplaced genomic scaffold, ASM765513v2 Contig00347, whole genome shotgun sequence genomic region, the following are encoded:
- the LOC116190182 gene encoding uncharacterized protein LOC116190182 encodes MRNIAKWRCQLTEYDIEYVPRTSVKGQAIADHLAEFPIDDDTPINTDFPDEGILQVDEEKEEPTWKIYFDGAVNSVGSEVGAVFIFPDGRHYPVAAKVDFSCTNNVAEYEACILGLQAAIDFKTKDTKLVPYHEYLEELAKNFEKISFTNTPRAKNQFADALATLASMASISEGNIVKPLEIELAKGPAHCNAIEASEAKPWYEDIKNFLQTGPISPVRRDRRTLRRLAMHYFLSGEILYRRSFDSTLLWLLLVHHED; translated from the exons atgaggaacatcgcaAAATGGCGCTGTCAgttgacggagtacgacatagAGTACGTGCCCCGCACGtctgtcaaggggcaagcgattgCCGACCATctagcagaattcccgattGACGACGACACGCCGATTAACACGgacttcccggatgaaggaatcctccaggtagatgaagagaaagaggagCCAACGTGGAAGATATACTTTGACGGGGCTGTCAATTCTGTGGGATCCGAAGTTGGGGCAGTCTTCATATTCCCGGACGGGCGTCATTATCCGGTCGCAGCAAAAGTGGATTTCTCTTGTACCAAcaatgtggccgagtacgaggcgtGCATTCTCGGTctgcaagcggcgattgatttcaag acgaaagacaCGAAGCTAGTCCCGTACCACGAATACCTTGAGGAGTTGGCGAAGAATTTCGAGAAGATCTCGTTCACCAACACTCCACGCGCGAAGAATCAGTTCGCAGACGCACTTGCGACACTTGCATCCATGGCGAGTATTTCAGAGGGGAACATCGTCAAACCTCTTGAAATCGAACTGGCCAAAGGCCCGGCCCACTGCAACGCGATTGAAGCGTCCGAagcgaagccgtggtacgaggACATCAAGAACTTCTTGCAAACGGGGCCAATATCCCCAGTTCGCCGTGATCGAAGGACGCTCAGGCGCCTTGCGATGCACTACTttctgagcggcgagatactatATCGCCGTTCTTTTGATTCCACGCTCCTCTG gctattattggtccaccatgaaGACTGA